One region of Aquificaceae bacterium genomic DNA includes:
- a CDS encoding transketolase C-terminal domain-containing protein has translation MPEQRVVDADYLLLEAPRERKFITGAQAMAEAVKRANVDIAIAYPITPQSEVMHLVGDLWAQGYLRDYYRAEEEYGAMSAIAGAVRGGARAFSATSGPGLLRGLEAIASWPGHRIPAVLGVLTRVVNAPLSIQPDNIEISYLLNCGMVVLHAENQQDVFDFTLAGFVISEKVDVYIPVAVCTEGFFVTHAKGYVNMTPEDMKLPPRDPYKAPVPPTDCEIPPARIQRDAPVQKSNFMSYLIHAVWQQEVWASNIRAMKYIYKYLGGPIEVVNPDAEVFIVASGCAAAQGREAVRYAQLEGLNVGLVKVKSIRPFPEKEIRQVLSKAKAVIVPEHNIVGWLAKEVKAVIPNNDIVIGGPRVYGGMTLPVELIMEKVYDAFGIKKAKKVVV, from the coding sequence ATGCCTGAACAAAGAGTTGTAGATGCGGATTACCTTCTTTTGGAGGCACCGAGGGAGAGGAAGTTTATAACCGGTGCCCAAGCTATGGCGGAGGCGGTCAAGCGTGCCAACGTAGACATAGCGATAGCCTATCCCATAACACCTCAATCTGAAGTTATGCACCTTGTGGGTGACCTATGGGCTCAAGGTTATCTCAGAGACTACTACAGGGCGGAAGAGGAATACGGAGCAATGTCCGCCATAGCAGGAGCGGTCAGAGGCGGTGCAAGGGCATTTTCTGCCACCTCTGGACCAGGTCTTCTTAGAGGTCTGGAAGCCATAGCCTCTTGGCCAGGGCATAGAATACCTGCGGTTCTCGGAGTTCTCACAAGGGTTGTGAACGCACCCCTTTCCATACAGCCTGACAACATAGAAATATCCTATCTGCTTAACTGTGGTATGGTTGTCCTTCATGCGGAAAACCAACAGGATGTTTTTGACTTTACCCTTGCTGGCTTTGTTATATCTGAAAAGGTGGACGTATATATACCTGTTGCGGTATGCACGGAAGGCTTTTTTGTAACCCACGCCAAGGGCTATGTAAACATGACCCCAGAGGACATGAAACTGCCACCAAGAGACCCCTACAAAGCACCAGTGCCACCCACAGACTGCGAAATACCACCTGCAAGAATACAAAGGGATGCACCAGTTCAAAAATCTAACTTTATGAGCTACCTTATACATGCGGTATGGCAACAAGAAGTTTGGGCTTCTAACATAAGGGCAATGAAATACATCTACAAATACCTTGGTGGTCCTATAGAAGTGGTAAACCCAGACGCAGAAGTCTTTATAGTTGCCTCTGGATGTGCCGCAGCACAGGGAAGAGAGGCGGTGCGTTATGCACAGCTTGAGGGTCTAAATGTGGGGCTTGTAAAGGTAAAGTCCATAAGACCTTTCCCAGAAAAGGAGATAAGGCAAGTTCTTTCAAAGGCTAAGGCGGTTATAGTGCCTGAGCACAACATAGTGGGATGGCTTGCAAAAGAGGTAAAGGCGGTCATACCTAACAACGACATAGTTATAGGCGGTCCAAGAGTCTACGGCGGTATGACGCTACCAGTAGAGCTTATCATGGAAAAGGTATACGATGCCTTTGGCATAAAGAAAGCAAAGAAAGTTGTTGTATAA
- a CDS encoding carbon monoxide dehydrogenase beta subunit family protein: MPMEVLPGPVGYIPTPAAFEGVELPPPGKALLYGKIVDEETAMREAAKALLTRRNPTIFPGPLVLWGWNAGAMEKAKAVLELAMEIPNCRIIPMPDYRPKYPKIDPEAEINPNHPNLTILHNKIEVCIFVGVHCHYANLSLRMIRAGTNCFTIALCAEMGHEDAMVSLRDQHAEEIRRFKDVLVQVREELGIKWEPKLPPENPSLPKEEYQTLSVLDYGEYSYLLIPRRGEQITETE; encoded by the coding sequence ATGCCAATGGAAGTTTTGCCAGGACCGGTTGGCTATATACCAACCCCAGCAGCCTTTGAAGGTGTTGAACTTCCCCCACCGGGTAAAGCATTGCTTTATGGGAAGATAGTGGATGAAGAGACCGCAATGAGAGAGGCTGCTAAGGCTTTGCTTACAAGGAGAAATCCCACCATATTCCCAGGACCACTGGTTCTCTGGGGATGGAACGCAGGAGCGATGGAAAAGGCAAAGGCAGTTCTTGAGCTTGCCATGGAAATACCCAATTGCAGGATTATACCTATGCCAGACTACAGACCCAAGTATCCCAAAATAGACCCAGAGGCAGAGATAAACCCAAACCACCCCAACCTTACCATACTTCACAATAAGATAGAGGTTTGTATATTTGTAGGTGTGCATTGTCACTATGCAAACCTATCCCTAAGAATGATAAGAGCTGGGACTAACTGCTTTACTATAGCCCTCTGTGCAGAAATGGGTCACGAGGATGCTATGGTTTCCTTAAGGGACCAGCATGCGGAAGAAATAAGGCGTTTCAAGGATGTGCTTGTTCAAGTAAGAGAAGAGCTTGGCATAAAGTGGGAACCCAAACTTCCACCAGAGAATCCATCCCTTCCAAAAGAGGAGTATCAAACCCTTTCTGTTTTGGACTATGGAGAGTATTCCTATCTTTTAATCCCCAGAAGGGGAGAACAGATAACGGAAACTGAATAA
- a CDS encoding class I tRNA ligase family protein has product MMKVYEFLKENTISVGDNFVLLLEKLNLKEERYIRRIEQEIGEPAKMSKSKGNTVDPEEAVKKYGADTIRLYILFAGPVEKDFEWTEEGVQGAYRFLRRLWSLFHQHLQGMKEAQYDRKEFATLSGNLKEIRYKTHQTLKKYLSSIEDLSFNTAIAGIMELLNTIQDFQPSNDMDYKVLRESFECILFMLYPITPHICEELWQYLGYNKSMVFYPFPEPDEKALVLEEVEIPVQVNGKLRAVIRVPVDAEETLVKELALKDPRVSQWLNGKELKKVIYVKNKLLNLVV; this is encoded by the coding sequence ATGATGAAGGTGTATGAGTTTTTGAAAGAGAATACCATATCTGTAGGAGACAACTTTGTGCTTTTACTTGAAAAGCTAAATCTCAAAGAAGAGCGCTACATTAGAAGGATAGAACAAGAAATAGGTGAGCCTGCCAAAATGTCTAAATCAAAGGGAAATACCGTTGACCCCGAGGAAGCTGTAAAAAAGTATGGAGCGGACACCATAAGGCTATACATACTTTTTGCAGGTCCTGTGGAGAAGGATTTTGAGTGGACGGAAGAAGGCGTTCAAGGTGCCTATAGGTTTCTCAGAAGGCTTTGGAGTCTCTTTCACCAGCATCTTCAAGGTATGAAGGAAGCCCAATACGACAGAAAAGAGTTTGCAACTCTTAGTGGAAATCTAAAGGAAATAAGGTATAAGACCCATCAGACCCTTAAAAAATACCTTTCAAGCATAGAAGACCTTTCCTTCAACACAGCCATAGCAGGCATAATGGAGCTTTTAAACACAATTCAAGATTTTCAACCTTCCAACGATATGGACTACAAGGTTCTAAGGGAATCCTTTGAATGCATACTCTTTATGCTTTATCCTATCACACCCCACATATGCGAAGAGCTATGGCAGTATCTTGGGTATAACAAATCTATGGTTTTCTATCCTTTCCCAGAGCCTGATGAGAAGGCTCTTGTTCTTGAAGAGGTAGAAATTCCAGTGCAAGTAAATGGAAAGCTAAGGGCGGTTATAAGAGTGCCAGTGGATGCGGAAGAGACTTTGGTAAAGGAGCTTGCTCTAAAAGACCCAAGGGTAAGTCAGTGGCTCAACGGCAAAGAGCTTAAAAAGGTTATCTATGTAAAGAACAAACTTCTCAACTTGGTGGTTTGA